Proteins encoded in a region of the Oncorhynchus clarkii lewisi isolate Uvic-CL-2024 chromosome 18, UVic_Ocla_1.0, whole genome shotgun sequence genome:
- the LOC139372956 gene encoding general transcription factor II-I repeat domain-containing protein 2-like codes for MAKRKVDTENRGFQTRWESEYMFTKVAGKPVCLLCGESVAVLKEYNLRRHYETKHADTHADATVKASFILAEEIAKSARPFTEGDFIKNCMIKVCDEVCPEKRQLFLNVSLSRNTIAERVDQLSINLKEQLVKKGKDFIAYSLAVDESTDISDIAQLSIFIRGVDSNLSVTEEFLALRPMHGTTTGHDLYEEVSRCVNEMELPWEKLVGLTTDGAPAMCGHRSGLVAKIREKMQEENATGELTAYHCIIHQEALCGKALKMEHVMSIITRTVNFIRAKGLNHRQFKAFLTELETEHGDLPYHTEVRWLSQGKVLQRCFELREEICLFLDSKGKDTTQLRDEMFLCEMAFLCDITSHLNAINLQLQGRDRVISDMYSTVKAFKTKLTLWETQMRKENLSHFPSCQTMKEKLSTSAFPSTQLADKIGMLAADFRRRFADFEAQKSRLELLGNPFAVDVESSPPNLQMELIDLQCNDALRAKYAAVGAAEFARFLPGTMPQLRIQAAQTLSMFGSTYLCEQLFSLMNLNKTSHRSRLTAEHLHSILRISSAQSLTPNIDELVEKMGHHQVSPSTSNK; via the coding sequence atggcaaaacggaaggtggatactgagaaccgggggtttcaaacaaggtgggagtcggagtatatgttcacgaaggtagctggaaaacctgtgtgtcttctgtgtggagaaagtgtggcggtactgaaagagtataatctgagacgacattatgaaacgaaacacgcggacacacacgcggacgcaactgtcaaggccagttttattttggcagaagagatcgctaaatcagcccggccatttacggagggggatttcatcaaaaactgcatgattaaagtttgtgacgaagtttgcccagaaaaaaggcaactctttttaaatgtgagtctgagcagaaacaccattgccgagagagtagaccagttgtccatcaatctaaaagagcagcttgtgaaaaagggaaaagattttattgcatattccttggctgtggatgagagcaccgacatttctgacattgcccagttgtcaattttcatccgcggagtggactccaacctaagcgtgacagaggagtttttggctttacgtcctatgcatggcacaactacggggcatgatttgtatgaagaggtgtcaagatgtgtaaatgagatggagctgccttgggaaaaactcgtgggtttgacaaccgacggagcacctgcgatgtgtggacacaggagcggactggtggcgaagatacgggaaaagatgcaagaggaaaacgcgacaggtgagctgacagcttatcattgtatcatacaccaggaagcgttgtgcggtaaagccttgaaaatggagcatgtaatgagcatcatcacgcgcacagttaactttatcagagccaaaggtttgaatcaccgccagttcaaggcatttctgacggagttagaaacagagcatggtgatttgccttatcacacagaggtgcgatggctaagccagggaaaggtgcttcaaagatgtttcgagcttcgtgaggagatttgtctgttcttggacagcaaagggaaagacacaacacaactccgagacgaaatgtttctgtgtgaaatggcttttctgtgtgacattacgagtcatctgaatgcaataaacttgcagctgcagggtcgggatcgtgtcatctctgatatgtacagtacagtgaaggcatttaaaaccaaactgactctgtgggagacgcagatgcggaaagaaaatttgagccactttcccagctgccagaccatgaaagagaagctctctaccagtgcgttcccgagcacacagttggctgataaaataggtatgcttgccgctgactttcgacgccgatttgctgactttgaagcacaaaaaagcaggttggaactgctcggtaacccatttgctgttgacgtggaaagctcaccaccaaacctccaaatggagttgattgacctccaatgcaatgatgcactgagggcaaaatatgcggcagtgggtgctgcggagttcgcccgtttcctccccggcacaatgccccagctgcgcatccaggctgctcaaacgttgtctatgtttggcagcacatacctgtgtgaacaactgttttctttgatgaacctgaacaaaacatcacacagaagtcgacttactgctgaacacctccactcaattctgaggatttcttcagctcagagccttaccccgaacattgatgaacttgtggaaaagatgggacaccaccaagtatcaccctcaacctcaaacaagtga